A single genomic interval of Megalobrama amblycephala isolate DHTTF-2021 linkage group LG17, ASM1881202v1, whole genome shotgun sequence harbors:
- the zbtb47a gene encoding zinc finger and BTB domain-containing protein 47 isoform X3 yields MVLIVEKTAEHPSAEFSLIEDEALHCMFLMDRLNKQRLFQPDLCDVDIILLHHQTSFQFQAHKGVLAAYSPFFHSLFASSKELRRVELSLEALQPQGLQQILNFIYTSKLLVSSCNAHDVLKAAMVLQMSNIATSCSELITRGSLEISPGVDQAKQDVSSQSWSNSTLVNTNFQMEIKQEKDPTCARIYGGKSEENSYAVQVGDGRQVQVGAYKVEGKESGNLKDSEELDSFNREQIIVELNLNNQTLNVSKGLEGNTAAQSPSAQQLPGKGRRSDATVEESRNNVALEEEEDEGEQSEDDDDDDVRLQGTSEEDGDHTLPVFISERPLLQTQASADVLAVVSKKSGVRVRQETAHGGTGDESLDQDSLKFQSFTCVRCPKTFNNRWYLEKHMNVTHNRMHICDKCGKRFLLESELLLHQQTDCEKSIQCLTCGKAFRKLWSLHEHNKIVHGYAEKKYTCEICEKKFYTMAHVRKHMVAHTKEMPFTCETCGKSFKRSMSLKVHFLQHSGEKPFQCEVCSERFQYKYQLRSHMSIHIGHKQFMCQWCGKDFSMKQYFDEHMKTHTVSF; encoded by the exons ATGGTT CTCATAGTGGAGAAAACTGCTGAGCACCCATCTGCAGAGTTCTCCCTCATTGAGGATGAAGCCCTTCACTGCATGTTCTTGATGGACAGGCTGAACAAGCAACGTCTGTTCCAACCTGATCTATGTGACGTGGACATCATCCTCCTGCACCACCAGACTTCTTTCCAGTTCCAGGCCCACAAGGGTGTCCTAGCAGCCTACAGCCCCTTCTTCCACTCACTCTTTGCATCAAGTAAGGAGCTGCGGCGTGTGGAGCTCTCTCTAGAGGCCCTCCAGCCTCAAGGCCTGCAGCAAATCCTCAACTTCATCTACACCTCCAAGCTGCTGGTCTCCAGCTGCAATGCCCACGACGTGCTCAAAGCTGCCATGGTGCTCCAGATGAGCAACATTGCCACTTCTTGCAGTGAACTCATTACCAGAGGCTCGCTGGAAATCAGTCCCGGCGTGGACCAAGCCAAGCAGGACGTCAGCTCTCAGAGCTGGAGCAACAGCACCTTAGTAAACACCAACTTTCAGATGGAAATCAAGCAAGAGAAGGACCCCACCTGTGCCAGAATCTATGGAGGGAAAAGTGAAGAGAACTCCTATGCTGTTCAAGTTGGTGATGGGCGTCAAGTGCAAGTAGGCGCTTATAAGGTAGAAGGGAAGGAATCGGGAAACCTGAAGGACTCTGAAGAACTTGATTCATTTAACAGAGAGCAAATAATTGTCGAGTTGAATTTGAACAACCAGACCCTAAATGTGTCCAAAGGTTTAGAGGGCAACACAGCAGCTCAGTCACCCTCAGCACAACAGCTTCCTGGAAAAGGAAGGAGGAGCGATGCGACTGTTGAGGAATCAAGAAACAATGTGGCCTTggaggaggaagaagatgaAGGTGAGCAaagtgaagatgatgatgatgatgatgtgagACTACAAGGCACCAGTGAGGAGGACGGTGACCACACATTACCTGTATTCATATCTGAAAGACCACTTCTCCAAACCCAGGCATCTGCTGATGTTTTAGCTGTGGTCTCCAAGAAAAGCGGTGTGAGAGTGAGGCAAGAGACGGCTCATGGTGGGACCGGGGACGAGAGTCTGGACCAGGATAGCTTGAAGTTTCAGAGTTTCACCTGTGTGAGGTGCCCCAAGACGTTCAACAACCGCTGGTATCTGGAGAAACACATGAACGTGACACATAACCGCATGCATATCTGTGACAAGTGTGGAAAACGCTTCCTTCTGGAAAGTGAGCTACTGCTACATCAGCAGACCGACTGTGAGAAGAGCATACAG TGTCTAACTTGTGGAAAAGCTTTCAGGAAGCTCTGGTCGCTCCATGAGCACAATAAGATTGTTCATGGCTATGCTGAGAAGAAGTACACTTGTGAGATCTGTGAGAAGAAATTCTACACAATGGCTCATGTACGCAAACACATGGTCG CCCACACAAAAGAGATGCCATTTACCTGTGAGACATGTGGCAAGTCCTTTAAAAGGAGCATGTCTTTGAAGGTCCACTTTCTCCAACATTCAGGAGAGAAGCCTTTCCAGTGTGAG